The following coding sequences lie in one Silene latifolia isolate original U9 population chromosome 5, ASM4854445v1, whole genome shotgun sequence genomic window:
- the LOC141654840 gene encoding putative disease resistance protein RGA3 produces MPKGLQKLTGLETLGYFVVGKPRTSVTLYGSKAKLACDLADLGYLDNLKGNLKIVLVDRSKDIVSEANAAYLDRKKIMDFTMEFKWSSIEDEMVLENLKPGADLEYLRIKNYGGKRLPSWMREGIHCWLPNLVEIHIYECKECINMCSFGRLPHLRNLELRNLDKVEYIENGSSSINNMVVVADEYPSTPLFPSLTDLTLKDIPGLIGWWSITASAQDRGQNQLLKLMPICPKLWRVTIDMELVISLAQVFLQGISSLQHLSVWGPTKVVAEQPCCPSNVGVKQRQPVILLKNYLPTLHYLCFASSETEHIPEEFRGMSSLRSLRIYKCKALESIPEWIDSLTSLESIIIQECPRLKSLPHEMSNLSNLKTLSLSKCSTELAERCQSPLGEDWPKIQHIPNITIQPANTGEMVTFEIMMKVGGSWQSTSTHYSFFK; encoded by the coding sequence ATGCCAAAGGGGTTGCAGAAATTGACAGGTCTTGAAACATTAGGCTATTTTGTTGTGGGAAAGCCAAGAACCTCTGTCACTCTCTATGGATCTAAGGCTAAGTTGGCTTGTGATCTAGCTGACCTAGGCTATCTTGATAATCTCAAGGGCAATTTGAAAATAGTTTTGGTCGATCGTTCAAAGGATATAGTCTCTGAAGCCAATGCTGCATATCTGGACAGGAAAAAGATCATGGATTTTACTATGGAATTTAAATGGAGCAGTATAGAGGACGAGATGGTACTAGAAAACCTGAAGCCCGGTGCTGATCTGGAATACCTGCGTATAAAGAACTATGGAGGAAAGAGGTTGCCAAGTTGGATGAGGGAAGGAATCCATTGCTGGCTTCCAAATCTGGTTGAAATTCACATATATGAGTGCAAAGAATGCATAAATATGTGCTCCTTTGGAAGACTCCCTCATCTTAGAAATCTAGAGTTACGGAACTTGGATAAGGTGGAGTACATAGAAAATGGTAGTAGCAGCATAAATAACATGGTAGTTGTTGCAGACGAATACCCTTCCACTCCCTTATTCCCGTCCCTTACAGACCTCACACTCAAAGACATACCTGGGTTGATAGGATGGTGGAGTATTACAGCGTCTGCTCAAGATCGGGGTCAGAATCAACTCCTGAAATTGATGCCTATATGTCCCAAATTGTGGAGAGTGACAATAGACATGGAGTTGGTGATTTCATTGGCCCAAGTGTTTCTACAAGGTATTTCTTCTTTACAACATCTCTCTGTTTGGGGCCCAACCAAGGTGGTAGCAGAGCAACCATGTTGTCCTTCAAATGTGGGTGTTAAGCAGAGACAACCAGTCATCCTCCTTAAAAACTACCTTCCCACCCTCCATTACCTATGTTTTGCCAGTAGTGAAACGGAACATATTCCGGAGGAGTTTCGAGGTATGTCTTCATTGAGAAGCCTAAGGATATACAAATGTAAAGCATTAGAGTCGATTCCAGAGTGGATTGACAGCCTCACCTCTCTAGAAAGCATTATTATACAAGAATGCCCAAGATTGAAATCATTGCCACACGAGATGAGCAACCTATCCAACTTGAAGACTCTTTCCCTTTCAAAATGTTCAACAGAACTTGCTGAGAGATGCCAATCGCCATTAGGCGAAGACTGGCCCAAAATTCAACATATTCCCAATATTACCATTCAACCCGCTAACACTGGGGAGATGGTCACTTTCGAGATTATGATGAAGGTCGGTGGTAGTTGGCAGTCTACCTCCACACATTATTCGTTTTTTAAGTAG